One region of Dokdonia sp. 4H-3-7-5 genomic DNA includes:
- a CDS encoding YbhN family protein, with protein sequence MGVFLVWYQLSKMTAIERSDMWEAIKMVNPLWILISLLFGLLSHFSRAYRWKFLLEPLGYKPKFTTSFMAIMIGYFANTFIIRSGEVLRGVSLSKTDNIPFEKAFGTIVAERIADLIVLLLIMTTAVVLQSTALIAYFKDNANPTGFIILIAVGLTAGIFGLRLLKKSSHPFIQKIRNFGLGLLDGVKSILNMQHNIAFILHTVFIWGMYVGMFWIMKFTVPGTAEAPLGVILASFVIGAFAMSATNAGMGLYPIAMAAIFTFFGFEDGATFGWLLWGTQTIFNVIIGGICALILLLIKRR encoded by the coding sequence GTGGGAGTTTTTTTGGTTTGGTACCAACTCAGTAAAATGACTGCGATAGAGCGCAGCGATATGTGGGAAGCAATAAAAATGGTTAATCCATTATGGATTCTTATCTCGCTGCTATTTGGTTTGTTAAGTCATTTTTCAAGAGCCTACCGTTGGAAGTTTCTCTTAGAACCGCTAGGATACAAGCCTAAGTTTACTACCAGTTTTATGGCTATTATGATTGGCTATTTTGCAAATACCTTCATCATTAGATCTGGCGAAGTTTTACGAGGCGTAAGCCTTTCTAAAACAGACAACATTCCTTTTGAAAAAGCCTTCGGAACTATTGTAGCAGAGCGTATTGCAGATCTTATCGTACTGCTTCTCATTATGACTACAGCCGTAGTTTTACAATCTACAGCGCTCATAGCTTACTTTAAAGACAATGCGAACCCCACTGGATTCATTATACTAATTGCTGTAGGTCTTACTGCTGGAATTTTTGGTTTGCGATTACTTAAAAAGTCGTCACATCCTTTTATTCAGAAAATCAGAAACTTTGGACTCGGACTTCTTGATGGAGTAAAAAGTATTTTAAACATGCAGCATAACATTGCATTTATACTACATACTGTTTTTATATGGGGAATGTATGTAGGCATGTTTTGGATCATGAAATTTACGGTGCCTGGAACCGCTGAAGCGCCATTAGGAGTTATTCTTGCTTCCTTTGTAATAGGTGCATTTGCAATGAGTGCTACAAATGCAGGAATGGGATTATACCCCATAGCTATGGCGGCAATATTCACTTTTTTTGGATTTGAGGATGGTGCAACATTTGGCTGGCTCCTCTGGGGAACTCAAACTATTTTTAATGTAATTATAGGAGGCATTTGCGCACTTATCTTGCTACTCATTAAAAGACGGTGA
- a CDS encoding alpha/beta hydrolase, translated as MKTNLLTLILCIYSVLASSQIDYEEIQSEILGTARQLKIQLPRNYDENIEKSYPVIVVMDGDYLFEPVAGNVDYYSYWEEMPQVIVVGINQVDSRDDDTFYDDVSNLPSDTGASFFEFLGLEVMPYLDENYRTSTFRIAVGHDMTANFMNYYLMKDPALFQGYISLSPDLAPQMEERLVARLGQAQQKIFYYLATASDDISVLRDPIIQLDVQIKQVQNENVQYTFDNFDGATHYSLVGRAIPKALENMFSIYRPISKKEYKEKILPSESPFNYLIDKYATVKTLFGLDDPIRVNDYVATATALEKKADWEGLASLGQLARKQYPETMLGNYYLALSLEKAGEPKKAMRTYQNAFLLEEVSFLTKDLMLDRANKIKEDFGY; from the coding sequence ATGAAAACAAACCTACTTACCCTAATACTCTGTATTTACAGTGTACTAGCTTCTTCTCAAATTGATTATGAAGAGATTCAATCAGAAATTCTAGGCACAGCCAGACAGCTTAAAATACAGTTACCTCGCAATTATGACGAGAATATAGAAAAATCATATCCTGTAATTGTAGTTATGGATGGTGACTACCTATTTGAACCCGTGGCTGGTAATGTAGATTATTATAGCTACTGGGAAGAAATGCCACAAGTAATTGTAGTAGGCATTAATCAAGTAGACAGTAGAGATGATGACACCTTTTATGATGATGTAAGCAACCTCCCATCTGATACTGGAGCTTCATTCTTTGAATTTTTAGGCTTAGAAGTAATGCCTTATCTCGATGAAAATTACAGAACTAGTACGTTTAGAATCGCAGTAGGTCATGATATGACAGCAAATTTTATGAATTACTATTTAATGAAAGATCCCGCACTTTTTCAAGGATACATTTCTTTAAGTCCAGATCTAGCACCACAAATGGAAGAGCGCCTTGTTGCTAGATTAGGGCAGGCACAGCAAAAAATATTCTATTACCTCGCAACAGCAAGTGACGACATAAGTGTACTACGCGACCCTATTATCCAACTAGACGTTCAGATTAAACAAGTACAAAATGAGAATGTTCAATATACTTTTGACAATTTTGACGGAGCAACGCACTACTCACTCGTGGGTCGCGCTATACCAAAGGCACTAGAAAACATGTTTTCTATTTATCGCCCTATTAGTAAAAAAGAGTACAAAGAGAAGATACTACCTAGCGAGTCTCCTTTTAATTATCTCATAGATAAGTATGCAACGGTAAAAACGCTTTTTGGCCTAGATGACCCTATACGTGTTAATGATTACGTTGCAACAGCCACAGCTTTAGAAAAAAAAGCCGACTGGGAAGGTCTGGCTAGTTTAGGACAGCTAGCTCGTAAGCAATACCCAGAGACTATGCTAGGTAATTACTACCTAGCTCTATCTCTAGAAAAGGCTGGGGAACCTAAGAAAGCGATGCGCACTTATCAAAATGCATTTCTTTTAGAAGAAGTATCATTTCTTACTAAAGATTTAATGCTTGATCGAGCAAATAAAATTAAAGAGGATTTTGGGTATTAA
- a CDS encoding LuxR C-terminal-related transcriptional regulator yields the protein MRNTAYILLLSILFLSHFFAHSQEIDKALTISSFSYVRDIDHIITKSTVDSKEFEPVNEKDLNWGSENGWYWFKISVNVSSGNEGLYHFKIPSIHVKSFSLFMANYNNIIHLGTSGNDIPIHKKPELERLTSVPTYMREGINTFYIQTFFWHEAYFPLTIINDNTYLRSNINSVGFSGAYFGFASLVIILNIFMFFTFKERVYIYYVLFLFVTSASIFYDDGFFSYFFPDLITHYDFIEMLLHWLCGLMATLFSFTFLRIGTILPRIKIWFYLALIISAGLYISSLIFENFYLFSIAGYVLSSLLIGCWVLCWYVATKYTYAYIIVVAYLILLFSSIAHFALPVTGFQFINITSNEVKLGGITEMLVLSAALLYRFKYLKKENHDIRKKLEHYVKELQATADTKERTLQESVAQLSTTHNLSKRETEVLLELSKGYTNKQIGEELHISIATVKFHTSNIYAKLDVSNRSEVIEKIS from the coding sequence TTGAGAAATACGGCTTATATATTATTACTATCAATTCTTTTCTTAAGCCATTTTTTTGCACACAGTCAAGAAATAGATAAAGCACTAACAATCTCTTCATTTTCTTACGTAAGAGACATAGATCATATAATCACAAAATCTACAGTAGACTCAAAAGAATTTGAGCCAGTTAATGAAAAAGATCTCAACTGGGGAAGTGAGAACGGATGGTACTGGTTTAAAATATCTGTTAATGTTAGTTCGGGTAACGAGGGGTTATATCATTTTAAAATACCCTCAATCCATGTTAAAAGTTTTTCGTTATTTATGGCCAATTATAATAACATAATTCACCTAGGCACTTCTGGAAATGACATACCAATTCACAAGAAACCAGAGCTAGAAAGGCTAACAAGCGTTCCTACCTATATGAGAGAAGGTATTAATACTTTTTATATCCAAACCTTCTTTTGGCATGAAGCCTACTTCCCACTTACCATTATTAACGACAACACTTATCTACGCAGCAACATCAATTCAGTTGGATTCTCTGGAGCATACTTTGGTTTTGCATCATTAGTTATTATCCTTAACATATTTATGTTCTTTACTTTTAAGGAACGGGTTTATATCTACTATGTACTTTTTCTGTTTGTTACCTCTGCATCTATTTTTTACGATGATGGATTCTTTTCCTACTTCTTTCCTGATCTTATCACACACTATGATTTCATTGAGATGCTTTTACATTGGTTATGCGGTTTAATGGCCACCCTTTTTAGTTTTACTTTTTTGAGAATAGGCACCATACTTCCACGCATAAAAATCTGGTTCTATCTCGCATTAATTATCTCGGCAGGACTTTACATAAGCAGTCTCATATTTGAAAATTTTTACTTGTTTAGTATTGCCGGTTACGTGCTTTCTTCTCTACTTATAGGATGCTGGGTGCTCTGCTGGTACGTTGCTACAAAATATACCTATGCCTATATAATAGTAGTTGCATATCTCATTCTACTTTTTTCATCTATTGCTCATTTTGCTCTTCCTGTAACCGGGTTCCAGTTTATTAACATCACTTCAAATGAAGTAAAATTAGGAGGGATTACAGAAATGCTTGTCCTAAGCGCAGCACTTTTATATCGATTCAAATATTTGAAAAAAGAGAATCATGACATCAGAAAAAAGCTAGAGCATTATGTAAAAGAACTACAGGCTACAGCAGACACAAAAGAAAGAACTTTACAAGAAAGTGTCGCTCAACTAAGCACAACACACAATTTATCAAAGCGCGAGACCGAAGTACTTCTTGAACTATCTAAGGGCTACACAAATAAACAGATAGGTGAAGAACTTCATATATCAATTGCCACTGTAAAGTTCCATACTAGTAATATTTATGCGAAACTTGACGTCTCAAATCGATCAGAAGTGATTGAAAAAATAAGTTAA
- the radA gene encoding DNA repair protein RadA: protein MAKIKTTFFCQNCGTQHAKWQGQCNACKQWNTIVEEVVQKADKKDWKSETAKVSGLTRTSKPLKIADISTASEARMNTKNGELNRVLGGGLVPGSLTLLGGEPGIGKSTLLLQISLALPYKTLYVSGEESQQQIKMRAERINPESDQCYILTETKTQNIFRHIEEMQPDIVIVDSIQTLHSDHIESTAGSISQIRETTSELIRFAKETATPVILIGHITKDGNIAGPKILEHMVDTVLQFEGDRNHVYRILRAHKNRFGSTSELGIYEMQGSGLREVSNPSEILISKNDEDLSGTAIATTMEGMRPLMIEIQALVSTAVYGTPQRSSTGYNVKRLNMLLAVLEKRAGFKLGAKDVFLNVTGGITVDDPAIDLAVVAAVLSSNVDIPVDKSMCFAAEIGLAGEVRPVNRIEQRIVEAEKLGFTSIVISKYCKIPDTNYHINVIKVAKVHDVVRHLFG from the coding sequence ATGGCCAAAATAAAAACTACCTTTTTCTGTCAAAACTGTGGCACACAGCATGCCAAATGGCAAGGCCAGTGTAATGCTTGTAAGCAGTGGAATACCATTGTTGAGGAGGTTGTACAAAAAGCAGATAAAAAGGACTGGAAGTCTGAAACCGCCAAGGTTTCTGGACTTACACGCACCAGCAAACCCCTTAAGATTGCCGATATTTCTACCGCTTCTGAGGCTAGAATGAATACTAAAAACGGCGAACTTAACCGTGTTCTAGGTGGTGGCTTAGTTCCTGGATCGCTTACTCTTCTGGGTGGAGAACCTGGAATAGGAAAAAGTACTTTGCTACTACAGATATCCCTAGCGCTACCTTACAAAACACTCTACGTTTCTGGAGAGGAAAGTCAGCAGCAAATAAAAATGCGTGCAGAGCGTATTAATCCAGAAAGCGACCAGTGTTATATCCTTACAGAGACAAAAACTCAAAATATCTTTAGGCACATAGAAGAGATGCAGCCAGATATTGTGATTGTAGACTCCATACAAACACTGCATTCTGACCATATAGAAAGTACCGCTGGAAGTATCTCACAAATACGTGAGACTACTTCAGAGCTGATACGATTTGCTAAGGAAACTGCAACACCTGTAATTCTTATAGGTCACATCACAAAAGATGGAAACATCGCTGGTCCAAAAATTCTTGAGCATATGGTCGATACCGTTCTCCAGTTTGAAGGAGATCGTAACCATGTTTATAGAATTTTAAGGGCGCATAAAAACCGTTTTGGAAGTACTAGCGAACTAGGCATCTATGAGATGCAGGGCTCAGGATTAAGAGAGGTGAGTAATCCAAGCGAGATTCTCATTTCAAAAAATGACGAAGACTTGAGCGGTACAGCAATCGCAACCACAATGGAAGGTATGCGACCGCTCATGATAGAAATTCAAGCACTTGTGAGTACCGCAGTATATGGAACACCACAACGTAGCTCGACAGGATATAATGTTAAGCGACTCAATATGCTTCTTGCTGTATTAGAAAAACGCGCAGGCTTTAAACTAGGTGCAAAAGATGTTTTTCTCAACGTGACGGGAGGGATCACTGTAGATGATCCTGCTATAGATCTGGCAGTGGTAGCGGCTGTTTTATCAAGCAATGTAGATATCCCAGTAGATAAATCCATGTGTTTTGCGGCAGAGATAGGTCTTGCTGGAGAAGTACGCCCTGTAAACCGTATTGAACAACGCATTGTCGAGGCAGAAAAACTAGGTTTTACAAGCATCGTGATTTCAAAATATTGCAAAATACCTGATACTAATTATCACATCAATGTGATTAAAGTAGCCAAAGTTCATGATGTCGTGAGACACCTTTTTGGATAA
- a CDS encoding M23 family metallopeptidase, with product MFKKILYTLLLLAIISCNQIQKATDAITQPSAREVYARGFKKDDSIYKSWDSAFAKAYQKNLLPKDQNVLSGLPYTTVGTYSSNNLIPYRYTFTLAAGEIFHAEIDNNVDSTAIFLDLFTWKKDSIMNSTPRLSNASNEKKITTEIKASGLYTLLIQPEISTNSSFALKIYTAPQYSFPVSGKSNKAVQSFWGASRSGGKRSHEGVDIFASRGTPVIAITDGIVSSTGNRGLGGKQVWLRDGIFGQSLYYAHLDSIIATTGQRVKIGDTLGLVGNTGNAKTTPPHLHFGIYNRTGAINPYPYIKKTEIPAILDSLSSKLGVLINNGTMRLSPTSTSEKIGTLKRKDTVLLLEKTGNWFHVRAHDSLQGYLYKTAIKSIPST from the coding sequence ATGTTTAAAAAGATACTATACACCTTATTACTTCTTGCCATAATAAGCTGTAATCAAATTCAAAAAGCCACAGACGCCATCACGCAACCCTCGGCTCGCGAAGTTTACGCTCGGGGCTTCAAGAAAGATGATAGTATTTATAAATCATGGGATTCCGCTTTCGCGAAAGCGTATCAAAAAAATTTACTGCCTAAAGACCAAAACGTACTCTCGGGTCTTCCGTATACCACTGTAGGGACTTATTCTTCCAACAATTTGATTCCCTACCGCTATACATTCACACTCGCTGCAGGTGAGATTTTTCATGCAGAAATTGACAACAATGTAGACTCAACCGCCATATTTCTTGATCTTTTCACATGGAAGAAGGATTCTATAATGAATTCAACGCCTAGATTATCCAATGCTTCTAATGAGAAAAAAATTACTACCGAAATTAAGGCTTCAGGATTATACACACTACTTATACAGCCTGAAATAAGCACAAACTCGTCCTTTGCATTAAAAATTTATACAGCACCACAATACAGCTTTCCAGTAAGTGGAAAAAGCAACAAGGCCGTTCAAAGCTTTTGGGGTGCTTCTAGAAGTGGTGGAAAGCGTAGCCATGAGGGTGTAGATATTTTTGCATCTCGAGGGACTCCGGTTATAGCGATTACCGATGGTATTGTCTCATCCACAGGTAATCGCGGTCTAGGAGGTAAACAGGTGTGGTTACGTGACGGTATTTTTGGTCAGTCGCTATATTATGCGCACCTAGATAGCATCATCGCTACTACTGGACAGCGCGTGAAAATAGGAGATACGCTCGGATTAGTAGGCAATACTGGGAATGCCAAAACGACACCTCCACATTTACATTTTGGCATTTATAATCGTACGGGAGCTATTAACCCATATCCATATATTAAAAAAACGGAAATACCCGCAATTTTAGATTCGCTATCTAGCAAATTAGGAGTTCTTATAAACAATGGTACGATGCGATTATCACCAACTTCAACTTCAGAAAAAATTGGCACATTAAAGAGAAAGGATACTGTCTTGTTGCTAGAAAAAACAGGCAATTGGTTTCATGTACGTGCTCATGATAGTTTACAAGGATATCTATATAAAACGGCTATAAAGTCCATTCCATCTACATGA
- a CDS encoding aldo/keto reductase, which yields MKYTTIPNTDIKVSKICLGSMTWGRQNTEAEGHEQMDYALTQGVNFIDTAEMYSVPFQEKTYGATEKVIGNWLAKNKNRDQIVLASKITGPSPTFASVRDNLGFSKEAIDDALHKSLKRLQTDYLDLYQLHWPERNTNFFGKLGYVHNGDEQWNDNIAEILESLDTYVKQGKIRNIGLSNESPFGLMRFVEEARKGAPKVVTVQNPYNLLNRKDEIGLTEGLHREDVGLLPYSPLGFGQLTGKYLDGYPEDARVTLFPNYNRYHNDNAFEATRRYKNIADEHGLSLTQMALAFVTDRPFVTGNIIGATSMEQLKENIGSADVTLSEEVLKAIDEVHTAIPNPAP from the coding sequence ATGAAATACACAACAATACCAAATACAGATATAAAAGTCTCAAAAATTTGTTTGGGGTCAATGACTTGGGGTCGCCAGAACACGGAAGCTGAAGGTCATGAGCAAATGGATTATGCACTTACACAAGGCGTAAACTTTATTGATACGGCAGAGATGTATAGCGTGCCTTTTCAAGAGAAAACGTACGGTGCTACAGAAAAGGTGATAGGAAACTGGCTAGCCAAAAATAAGAACCGAGATCAGATTGTTCTTGCTTCAAAGATTACTGGACCTAGCCCAACATTTGCTTCTGTAAGAGATAATCTTGGGTTTTCTAAAGAAGCTATTGATGATGCATTGCATAAGAGTTTAAAACGCCTCCAAACCGATTATCTTGATTTATACCAACTGCACTGGCCAGAACGTAACACAAATTTCTTTGGAAAATTAGGATATGTTCATAATGGTGATGAGCAGTGGAATGATAATATTGCAGAGATTCTTGAATCTCTAGACACCTATGTAAAACAAGGAAAAATTAGAAATATAGGGCTGTCTAACGAGTCTCCTTTTGGCTTGATGCGTTTTGTAGAAGAAGCTAGAAAAGGTGCGCCAAAGGTTGTAACCGTTCAAAATCCTTATAACCTTCTTAATAGAAAGGATGAGATAGGTCTTACAGAAGGCTTACATCGCGAGGATGTAGGTTTACTGCCGTATTCTCCTCTTGGTTTTGGGCAACTTACAGGAAAATATCTAGACGGGTATCCAGAAGATGCGCGTGTGACTCTGTTCCCTAACTACAATCGCTATCACAACGATAATGCTTTTGAAGCAACACGTCGTTATAAAAATATTGCAGATGAGCATGGATTAAGTCTTACACAAATGGCACTTGCATTTGTGACAGATAGACCTTTTGTAACTGGTAATATTATAGGGGCTACAAGTATGGAGCAACTTAAAGAAAACATCGGTAGTGCAGATGTGACACTCTCTGAAGAGGTTTTAAAAGCCATAGACGAGGTGCACACAGCAATACCGAATCCTGCACCATGA
- a CDS encoding flagellar motor protein MotB, with amino-acid sequence MFKKSLLIILAISALTSCVPAKKFKDLEASYSRLRKDNRSLEDNVKDLKAELDKRNEIYDKVSKDLATSMTRVEELEGENASAKANLEQLQASYNALESNSSATIAENSQKNRQLLAELETKQNDLAEKTAALEAERTRLEKLQKDLAERSARVDELEGVIAAKDATMRVLKESISKALTDFEGKGLTVEQRDGKVYVSLENKLLFDSGSWTVGANGTKAVKQLGSVLADNPDIAVLIEGHTDNVPYGGSGNLAGNWDLSAKRATAIVEILRTNRDIDPKNLTAAGRGEYAPVAENDTAENKAKNRRIEVILTPKLDEVTALLNDID; translated from the coding sequence ATGTTTAAAAAATCCCTTCTTATAATACTTGCGATAAGCGCACTTACTTCTTGTGTTCCTGCAAAAAAGTTTAAAGATCTTGAAGCAAGCTATAGCAGGTTGCGCAAGGATAATCGTAGCCTTGAAGATAATGTTAAGGACCTGAAAGCTGAGCTCGATAAAAGGAACGAGATTTATGATAAGGTCTCAAAAGACTTAGCCACAAGTATGACTAGGGTAGAGGAGTTAGAAGGTGAGAACGCTTCCGCGAAAGCTAATCTAGAGCAACTACAAGCAAGTTATAATGCACTAGAATCTAATAGTAGTGCGACTATAGCCGAAAATTCTCAGAAAAACAGACAACTTCTAGCCGAACTAGAAACAAAACAAAACGATCTTGCCGAAAAAACTGCTGCTCTTGAAGCAGAACGTACTCGTCTTGAAAAGTTACAAAAGGATCTAGCAGAACGCTCTGCGAGAGTAGATGAGCTAGAAGGTGTCATTGCAGCAAAAGATGCTACAATGAGAGTGCTTAAAGAATCTATCTCAAAAGCACTTACAGACTTTGAAGGAAAAGGACTTACCGTAGAGCAACGTGATGGTAAGGTATATGTGTCGCTAGAAAACAAGCTTTTATTTGATTCTGGTAGCTGGACAGTAGGCGCAAACGGAACAAAGGCGGTAAAGCAATTAGGTAGCGTGCTAGCAGATAATCCCGACATCGCTGTGCTTATCGAGGGACACACAGATAATGTGCCTTACGGAGGCAGCGGAAATCTAGCTGGAAACTGGGACCTCTCTGCAAAAAGAGCAACAGCTATTGTTGAAATTTTACGCACAAACAGAGATATAGACCCTAAGAATCTAACAGCAGCGGGCCGTGGAGAATATGCTCCCGTAGCCGAAAATGATACAGCAGAGAATAAAGCAAAAAATAGACGTATAGAAGTAATCTTAACACCTAAACTTGATGAGGTGACGGCTTTGCTTAATGATATTGATTAG
- a CDS encoding exodeoxyribonuclease III, whose amino-acid sequence MKIISYNVNGIRAALRKDFATWLQHTDPDVVLLQETKATPDQVDTAVFESLGYEHYWFSAQKKGYSGVAILTKKTPKNVVYGTGIESMDFEGRNIRVDFDDVSVMSMYLPSGTNIARLEHKLEYMSLLQDYVNKIKQDVPNLVIGGDYNICHEAIDIHDPVRNKNVSGFLPVEREWISNFMDSGFIDSFRHLNKEPDNYTWWSYRANARANNKGWRIDYNMVSEPLKNNIERAVILSDAVHSDHCPHMVELKLS is encoded by the coding sequence ATGAAAATTATCTCTTATAATGTAAACGGTATCCGTGCAGCTTTACGCAAAGATTTTGCCACCTGGTTGCAACATACAGATCCAGATGTGGTGCTGTTGCAAGAGACAAAAGCAACGCCAGACCAAGTAGATACAGCAGTTTTTGAAAGTCTAGGATATGAGCATTACTGGTTTAGCGCACAAAAGAAAGGATACAGTGGTGTGGCTATTCTCACAAAGAAAACACCTAAAAATGTAGTTTATGGAACGGGAATCGAATCCATGGATTTTGAAGGTAGAAATATAAGAGTTGACTTTGACGATGTTTCTGTGATGAGCATGTACTTGCCATCAGGAACAAATATTGCCCGTTTAGAGCATAAACTGGAATACATGTCGTTATTACAAGATTATGTAAACAAGATTAAGCAGGATGTTCCAAATCTTGTGATAGGTGGAGATTATAATATTTGTCACGAAGCTATAGATATTCACGATCCCGTACGTAATAAAAACGTGAGCGGATTTTTACCCGTAGAGCGTGAATGGATAAGTAACTTTATGGATAGTGGTTTTATAGATTCTTTCCGTCATCTTAACAAAGAGCCAGACAACTACACATGGTGGAGTTATCGTGCAAATGCGCGAGCAAATAACAAAGGATGGCGCATTGATTATAACATGGTAAGCGAGCCTCTTAAAAATAATATAGAACGTGCTGTTATTCTCTCTGATGCTGTGCACAGTGACCACTGCCCGCATATGGTAGAACTAAAATTATCTTAA